AGTGAAGATGAAATAAATGAAGCACTTTTTATGATGAATGCTTGGGGAGCTCCTGGCCCTGACGATTTTACTCCATGTTTTTACCAGCAACATTGGGACCTTTTGAAAGATGATATTGTTAAACCATACTTTTAAAGAAAAAACTTTTAATAAGTTGATAAACCATACTTTTATATCTTTAATCCCAAAaattaaaaacccaaaaaacccaGGTGACTTTCGACCCATTAGTTTAAATAATGCTCTATATAAAATAATCTCTAAGATTATTGCTAACAGATTAAAACCATTACTAGGTAATTTAATTTCTCAAAATCAGTCTGCGTTTATTCTAGGAAGGCAGATTACTGACAATATGTTGCCCATGAGATTCTTCATACTATGAAGACTAGCAAAAGGAAAAATGGCCATATGGCTCATAAACTGGACCTTGCAAAAGCTTTCGATAGGCTAGAACGGGACTTCATTTTATTGGTTTTTAGGAAATTAGGTTTCTCTAAAGAGTTCTGTGATCTCATTTTTTATTGCATTTCCTCCGTCCCTTATTCAATCTTAGTGAATGGTTCTCCTGGAGAAACTTTCTCTCCCACTAGAGGGATCAGGCAGAGGGATCCAATGTCCCCCTATACTTTTATCATTTGTATGGAACCTCTGTCTAAATTACTGAATTTTGCTGAGTTGACTGGTAAAATTTCAGAAATTAAAGTTACGAAATATTGTCCTTCGATTACCCATCTCTTCTTTGCGGATGATTCTTTCCTGTTTACCACTGCTAGTATAGACCATGCAAGAAATTTACTTGAAGTCCTAAAAATCTTTAGTGATTTTTCAGGTCAAGTTATGAATTACCAGAAATCTGGTATTTACTTTAGCAAAAAAGTCGAAAATAAACATTGTAAACTGCTAACCAGAATTCTAAAGGTAGGTAGAATAACAAAAAATGATACTTATCTAGGAACTCCTTTATTCTTTAATAGATCTAAAAGTTTCAACTATCAAAACCTTCTTGATAAAGTTTATAGTAGGGTTCAAGGCTGGAAAGCAAAATTTCTATTACAAGCTGGTAGAACTACGTTAATTTGCTCTGTTACTAGTGTTATGCTTATGTACCAGATGATGTGCTTCTTAATTCCTAAAAAATCTCTAGACAAAATTGATTCTCTGCAAAGAGATTTCTAGTGGCATAAAAACAAATGTAATAGAGGCATCTATCTCAAGGCCTGGGATTCTATGTGTATCAGTAAGGCTGATGGTAGTTTAGGTATAAAAATCCTTATAAGTTCAACTTAGCTTTGTTAACTAGGCTAGCTTGGAGACTTCTAGAGAACCCGTACCATTTGTGGTGCATAATTCTAAAACATAAGTATTTTCCAAAAAAGGAACCTCTCTACTATAAGAAGAAAAAGGTGAAACCTTGGGTGTGGACTAGCATCTGTAAAGGTCTAGATATCATTAGAGAAAATCATTGTCGGGAACTAGGAAATGGAAGAGATATACAGATATGGACAGAAAAATGGCTTCCAAGTAGAAAAACTCCGAAACCAAAAAATAGTATTGATGCTAATATAATTAAGAAAGTTTCAAACATAATTGATAATAGGGAAAACTGGAATTTTAACATAATTAACAAACTGTTTGAAAAGAGTGATATAGAAGAAATAAGAATGCTTGAACCTTTTAATAAGATTGAAAAGAAGGATATTAGGAGATGGATTGGAACCAAAGATGGTTCTGTTTCTGTCAAGTCGGCTTATAACTATCTTTGCAACAAGAACCATGTAAATCGTAAAGTAGAGTGGGTAGGTATATGGCATCTTAATGTTATTTCCAGGGTTAAAACTTTTCTTTGAAAAGTTCTAAGTGACTGTCTTCCTGTTAGAGAGAGTCTGGGAATATACACCCCAATTGATATCATCTGTCCtctatgtagttttttttttttgaagcatctctATGTAGTTGTAATGCTAGAGAAAATATCAATCACTTTTTTACTAAATTTGTCTTTTCGGAAGCTATTTGGAGAGGCCTCTCATTTTCGGGAGTTTTTTATGCTGCTGCAAATTTGAACTTCAAAGAGTGCTGTGTTTTCTGGCTAAAGGACAACAAAAATAAGGATTTCATTGCTTATGTTCTCTGGTATATTTGGAAGTATCATTGCAGAGTTGTCTTTGACAATGTCAAAGTTAATCCTATGGATCTAATTGAATTCATCAAGAGAGACTTGCCAACttatactaaaaacaaaaaatgttCAGTAGTTAACAAGAGTGGTGGCAGTAATTGTGATATATCTCATCCTAACTGTTCCCTAGCTAATTATGATTTGCTGCAGGATACCACATATATCTACTTTGATGCTGCTTCTCAGAACACTACAAAAAAAATTGCATATGGAGTTGTTAAAACTAATAACTCAGGTCGTATTGTTGACTTTACAGGAGGCACATGTTGGTGCTCAAGCTCAGAAGAAGCAGATTCAAGAGCATGTAGAGAAGCAATCAAATGGATACAAGGTTGCAGAGATGAAAGAATAATCTTCCTTAATGATAACAAAAATGTTATAAACAatacgaagatgaagaacaattTTGCGGTTGATTGAAGGTCTAAAGCAGTTTTGCAGCAAGTCTTGGATTATGACCAATTTCTTACTAGTTCTTCTTTCGTCTTTACTAAAAGGAATTGTGATTTTTTTGCGAATAAGTTAGCTAGAATCCTGAACAGGTACAAGGATATTCATATCCAGGTACTGGGATAAGTCTAGAAAGGAGTTGTGGATCCTTAAGTTATGTAATCTAACAATATATCTTCTTCTTAGTTTTTATAAAATTTCCctttattagaagaaaaaaaaatagaaagagaaagaaaaagaaaaaagaaaagaagttatTTTTCCTGTGTACATCCGCGTCTCAAAGCTAGTCCGAAAGCATTGCAAATTTACTTGGCAGGTGTCCCCAACCTCTAGAGATTTTTCCCTATTTCAAAACCAGTATCAGTAATGGATTCGATCATTCCAGGGACAACATTCATCCCTAGATTACGTATGTGATGGTAGCAATGTGGGTGGATTTTCTTTTTTATAATAAAGTCCAGGTGATAAAAGCATTTATTTTGGCAGGCAGGAAGTGTACTTCTGCCACCAAACTTCAACAAAAAACGGAAACACATTCTCATACGCTATTCCCTGCATCAGAAAGGGACACTTCAACTAGCAAGTTGGTGTCAATTTTGTTTGTCCCGACGTTCAAGTTCCCATATTTCAACATTCTCATGTCCCTATCAATCAACCTTCAAACATGTGTTCTTCTTTCTTGTGTTGCAACTTGGGACAACCACTATGGCGAGAGAGAAATTCATAGCGAAACCACACTTTTTTCTGCCACATGAGTTTACAGTTTAGAAGGATAAGAAAGGACCATCATCATCCCAATTAATTTACCAAAAAGCATTTCTAATGAATAGAAAGGAGGTCTGTAGTAAATAAAACTGGATAAAAAAACACTTGGGATTATGCTCAACAACTGAGATTACCATTGGAAAGATCCCAAAATGGAAAAAAAGAACAACTTTCATCCGAGAGATGTAATACTAACAAAACAAGCGAGTCACTGATCTAAGTCATTTATCCACTGTTTATTAGATTTACCCGATTACTCTGCTACACAATGCACAACCAACCAAATTAAATGGAACTACTTGGGTTTCTTGTGGTTCTAGTTCTAGTTTCAGTCCTAGTCACATATGGCGCCAAAAATGCCGCATGTCTTCTTCCCAAgatcttttcatttttattcaaGCAAAGAAAATGATAATGATGTTTTCAATGTCAGATAACAAATCTCTCTCTCTCACATACAGACTTTACTTGctgttttcttatttgttttgttttcttcattCGCAGTTTTCGAGTTCTTCCTTTCTTcaaccaaaaccaaaaacaaaaacaaaaagaaactcaGATAACTAGTTCTTATTAAGGAAGAAGATACTTATTGCTTAAGTGAGTCATTATCCTCCTCCATTGATTCTCTTCTTCTACTAGGATTTTTACTGCCAAAGGTactcttttttcttatttttttcatcATTTCCCTTCTATCTCTCACATTGGAACTTGTACTGCTTATTGCTGCTTTATAGTGGTACTTACTACTTAAAATGTTGATTGATGCTTCTGGGGTTTTTCTTTCATTGTTCTAAATACATTGCAGACAAAAATATTGGATTTTTGTGATCTTCTGATTTCATAGTTTTTAAAAGAGATTTCTGTTTCTTCAATCTCTCTACCTGAAAAATTTGGCAAAACCCATtgtttgttttaggatttcttttccGAGATTCAGCTCAAAGCAAACACATCCATGCCATTTAGAATCAATCAATGAATAAAGCTTGTTTTAGGTTATCACATTCTGTACTTAATGTTGTCACATGCTCACTTTATTAAGGGTTTTAGGTAGAAACAGTGTTAGGCATAGTACTAAACATACATATTTAGGGGGTTTAAGAGTATTCAAGTTTTTTACAGCAGTATGGTACCTCAAGGGCAGAGAAGAAACAACCATAGAGGAGGTTCTTCTTCAATTCAAGCTGAGTATCTTATTCAgattcaagagattaaaccatGGCCACCATCTCAATCTTTACGGTCTCTTCGCTCCGTGTTGATTCAATGGGAAAATGGTGATCGAAATGCCGGGTCTACTAAACCTGTTAGTCCTTCTCTTGGCTCTGGTACTGGGGATGGGAAAATCAAGTTTAATGAGACTTTTAGGATTCCTGTTACTCTGTGTAGAGAGATTGGTGTGAAAGGTGGGTACGGAGAGACGTTCGAGAAGAATTGCTTAGAGTTTAATTTGTATGAGCCTCGGAGAGATAAGACAGTGAGAGGTCAGTTGTTAGGAACTGCTGTTGTGGATCTGGCTGAATATGGTCTTCTTACTGACAAAGTTGTTGTAAGTTCTCCAATGAATTGTAAACGCAGCTTTAGGAATTCAATACAGCCACATTTGTTTGTGAAGATCCAACCACTTGATATACATAGCGCCAGCTCCTCCTCGTCAATGGAGAGCTTGTCTAAAGATGAATCTATTAGCAACAAGAGTAGCAATGAGTTGGTATCTGCATTGATTACTGGAGAAAATGCTGAAGAATCTGAGATTATGTCGTTCACTTACGACGATGTCTCATCTCATTCATCgttaattctttcttcttctgctttgTCGACTAGCCCGGCTGCCTTGCCAACACAAAGTGAAGAGGTAATTTTTGTACTCATAAACACATTACGATTCCCGTACTAATGTGTGTTTAATCTTGTTTTGACAATCTCACTAATGGTATAGGGTTATATACTCATTTTGATAAACGCCCCTAATTATATTGCTTGTAGGATTTGCAAATTATATGCCGGAATTTTTAGTTTCTTAGATCCACGACTCAGGCAGTTTGTCAATTGCTAGAATACAGATCAAGTATACTAAGGGTATTGGCCTCCCATTTGACAAAGTGTAGGATGTATATGCATCATCTTAATCCTTCACTAGGTTCAAAGAAATCCGTAAAATTATTAGTTGTTGTATATAGTTAGGCTAATATTTTGTTTGAATTAGATTAGATCAAATGGTCAGACTCTCTTCCTTGCATCTTGGTTTCTGTACTGCTGCCCTGTTGGTAAAATGTCTTTACCAGTAACCTGATGCCTGATGGACAGCTCAACTTCCTTAGCATGTCAGATTTGAACCTTCAGGTGGTTGTGTTGCAGAACGTATCAGAAGGAGTGGGGAAGATAGCAGCGAACTCAGTTCCTGTTGCAGAACGTTCAGGAACAGGAAACCTAGTAGCGAACTCAGTTCTGAAACTTGAGGCTGCAAAGCCAGaggtgaagcatttgacagaagCATTTAATCGTCTAGATGCATATAAACCTGGGGAAGATACAAAAGCTTGGGCAAAGTGTAGAAGTTGGCAAGAAGAAGTTGGAAGTATTAGTGGTAGACATGCTGGTCTtaggaaagaaaaatatgaagatgatggACAGGAGGAAGTCAACCCTGGAGATGCTGAGGTGAAGGGTAATATGCTAATCAGCAATAGACAAAAGCCTGTAATGTCTTTTCAATCACCACATGATTCATGTAGGAGACGTGGTTCTTTAAGCGAGAATCAGTTTATGGAAGTTGTCAAGGAAATTGATATTTCAGAAGATGGTCAGAACAGTCCCAAAAGCTTCAAAGGAAGTGAAAGGAAAAACAGTGGTGTTGTTCAAAGAGAAGGTAGAGACAGTATCTCCGATACCAAACTCCGGCACTTAGAGCATAGAATACAGAAGCTAGAAGGAGAGCTGAGAGAAGCTGCTGCAGTTGAAGTTTCTCTTTATGCAGTCGCTGCTGAACATGGGAGTTCTGCAAATAAAGTTCACGCTCCGGCTCGCCGCCTTTTTAGACTATATACTCGTGCATGTAAGCAAAAGCTAAAGGAAAGGAAAGCAACTGCTGCTAAAAGTGCGGTTTCAGGATTAGCTTTGGTTGCAAAAGCATGTGGAAGTGATATCCCAAGGTATGTGTAACCCTACAATTTCATTCCGTATCTTTCATGAGCCATGCCATGGTCAGCCCCTAAAAGTTGTATTTCCAGAGCATGAATTAAGAGCATATATTACTCTCTAATTAGTAATGGCTTCTTAAACTACCTTCTCATTTCTTCAATCATTTTGCTGATTCTGCTATGTTCCAAATACAGATTAACTTTCTGGCTCTCAAATTCAGTGTTCTTGAGAAACATTGTCGTCCAATTTGTGGAAGACTCACAACAACCATCGGCTTCTTCCTCAATGTGCGTTGAAAATAATGGAGGTGGAAAAGGACGCGGTAAAAGCTTCCCAACAAATTCGAGAGAGTCCAGTCCTGTCAACAAGGACAAAATGTTTCTATCTACTAAGAAGTTTGATGACTGGGAGAACTCACAAACATTTGTAAATGCGCTGGAAAAGATTGAAGCTTGGATCTTCTCTCGAATTATCGAGTCTTTATGGTGGCAGGTCAAACTTCTATTAATTATTCTTAACCTCTCTTATTTGCATtaacaaatgttttttttttaacttctctCCCATTTTGCTCTCTCCAGATCTTTACACCATTTATGCAGTCTGCTCCTAAGAAGCCAACCAAAGAACATAATAAGGTTTCTTATGAAATGATGCCAAGTAGAGGAGATGAGCAGGTAAACTATTCATTAGACCTGTGGAGAAATGCATTCAAGGATGCCTACGAGAGACTTTGTCCAGTACGAGCTGGTGGGCACGAGTGTGGTTGCTTGCATGTTCTGCCTAGATTGGTAACTATAGTTATGAACTCCATTTATCTGTCTATAACTGAGTCAGGCCCAAGACCTATTTCCCTAGATAATTAGCTGGGTACATGGGCATGGAAACTGAACTTATTGGCGCTGGTGTATCTTTGTATATCCCTCTTTGTTTTCCTTGGTGACATGATTGGACTTAATAAGAACTAAGAATTTTTGACAGGTACCGAAGGATGGGGAATAGCGTTTGACACCCATATTTTTGACGTAAATTAATTTTTCCGTGTATGTGTGCAGGTAATGGAACAGTGTGTGGGCAGACTGGATATGGCCATGTTCAATGCAATTCTTCGTGAATCAGCTGATGACAGCCCGACAGATCCTATCTCTGATCCCATTAGTGATTCTCGCGTTCTACCTGTTCCAGCTGGGAACTCAAGCTTTGGTTTGGGTGCACAACTTAAAAATGCTGTAAGTTATAATACAACACTGGTTGTAAGTTATTCCATTCCTCCCTAGTTCAAAGAACTCTGTTTGATATATACATTGCTGTCAGTGTTAAAAATGAAAATGTGGAGAAATTGTGCAGCTTACGCTTTCCTCTTTGGTGTGTTTGTCTCCTGCGAACTCCAGATTGGTAACTGGTCAAGATGTCTAACGGATCTATTGGGTAAAGATGATAAGGAAGTTCAGAATGAGATTGACGGCTGTGAATGTGAATCATTGTTCAAATCTTTTCATCTACTTGGTGCATTGAGTGATCTCATGATGCTTCCCAAGGACATGCTGTTAGATGGGTCAGTCAGAAAAGAGGTCCGTTCCTAGAACCAGAGCTTCTGTTTGGCTTCCTTGTTTCTGTTTGTGGCCCGTTTTTAGTACGTCATATCCTCATTCAGTTCTATATTTTGTAGGTATGCCCTACATTTGGTGCAGCTTTAATCAAGAAGATTTTGCAAAACTTTGTGCCGGATGAGTTTTGTCCAGACTCTGTTCCAGAAATCGTTTTCGAAGCACTTGACTCGAAGGTTTGTGTTTTTACAAAGCTTCTACTCTGCGAGTCTTTTGTTTTTTCTCTTAAAATGGGAGTTTCTTCGCAGGGGCTTACTGACGATGTGGAAGGATCAATCGAAAGTATCCCAGCCAATACCATTCCAATAACCTATTTTCCACCTACACCTGTGTCACTTGCCGATATAGTAAAAGCTCAAAATGACTCTAAGCTGAAGCGGTGTGGGTCCTTTATTCTTAGAAAATCTCATACTAGTGACGATGAGCTTGAAGAACTTGATTCACCTCTGAATTCAATTATCCCTAACAACCTCCAAAGTTCTGTTACGTCAAATTGGAAACCAAAGAAAAATGAAGGTCAGAATCCCATCAGATATCAACTTCTGCGTGAAGTATGGAAAGATGGAAATTCCATATAGGTCTCGGCCCTGTCATTGTTCTGTTTTAATATGCAGGAGTAAAATGGATGCCAGTCATAAATTTTGGGACTATCTTCAGTTTAAGGATAATTCATTTCCACTGTAGCTTTATTCCCAACATTTCTTTGTCTAAAGTGTGTTTCTTAATTATGTTTTACCAAATCTGGTTACTGCTTCAAGTAATCACAACTTGGAAAAGACGTCCTTCAGCTTCTCGTGAGAGTTTTTAGCTCAACCCTTGACATGTATTTTAGCC
This genomic stretch from Papaver somniferum cultivar HN1 chromosome 5, ASM357369v1, whole genome shotgun sequence harbors:
- the LOC113281487 gene encoding uncharacterized protein LOC113281487 yields the protein MVPQGQRRNNHRGGSSSIQAEYLIQIQEIKPWPPSQSLRSLRSVLIQWENGDRNAGSTKPVSPSLGSGTGDGKIKFNETFRIPVTLCREIGVKGGYGETFEKNCLEFNLYEPRRDKTVRGQLLGTAVVDLAEYGLLTDKVVVSSPMNCKRSFRNSIQPHLFVKIQPLDIHSASSSSSMESLSKDESISNKSSNELVSALITGENAEESEIMSFTYDDVSSHSSLILSSSALSTSPAALPTQSEENVSEGVGKIAANSVPVAERSGTGNLVANSVLKLEAAKPEVKHLTEAFNRLDAYKPGEDTKAWAKCRSWQEEVGSISGRHAGLRKEKYEDDGQEEVNPGDAEVKGNMLISNRQKPVMSFQSPHDSCRRRGSLSENQFMEVVKEIDISEDGQNSPKSFKGSERKNSGVVQREGRDSISDTKLRHLEHRIQKLEGELREAAAVEVSLYAVAAEHGSSANKVHAPARRLFRLYTRACKQKLKERKATAAKSAVSGLALVAKACGSDIPRLTFWLSNSVFLRNIVVQFVEDSQQPSASSSMCVENNGGGKGRGKSFPTNSRESSPVNKDKMFLSTKKFDDWENSQTFVNALEKIEAWIFSRIIESLWWQIFTPFMQSAPKKPTKEHNKVSYEMMPSRGDEQVNYSLDLWRNAFKDAYERLCPVRAGGHECGCLHVLPRLVMEQCVGRLDMAMFNAILRESADDSPTDPISDPISDSRVLPVPAGNSSFGLGAQLKNAIGNWSRCLTDLLGKDDKEVQNEIDGCECESLFKSFHLLGALSDLMMLPKDMLLDGSVRKEVCPTFGAALIKKILQNFVPDEFCPDSVPEIVFEALDSKGLTDDVEGSIESIPANTIPITYFPPTPVSLADIVKAQNDSKLKRCGSFILRKSHTSDDELEELDSPLNSIIPNNLQSSVTSNWKPKKNEGQNPIRYQLLREVWKDGNSI